In Puniceicoccus vermicola, the genomic stretch ACCGGACGATTCGTGGAGAAAATCTTTGTCGGGCCGGCAAGGTGATTGTGGTTCCTCCAGGGGCTTGGCACGCCTACTCGGAATGTGACCAGCTCGAAATCGTTAACTGTCTGCTTTCGCCGCGAATGTTAGCGCGCGAACTGGCTTGGTTGCGGAATGAGCCTGGGTTTTCATTCTTGTTTGAGACGCCGGAAAATGGCTTGGCTCAAGAAGTTCGAATTTTCGACCTTCACGGAGGAGGTTTGGAGCGAGTGAAAGAAGGATTGGGGAGGCTGGAAGAAGCTTATGTCGGAGGATCTTCCTCGGTCTCGGTGACTGGATGGGTCCTGTTGGTTTTGGAGATTCTTCGAGATTCGGCAAAGACTCCGGATGAGAAAGGAAAAGAGTTGGCAAGACGCCATCCCGCTGTATCGCGAGGGTTGCAACTTCTTGCGACGAGGATGGGAGAGGATTGGTCTCTGGATCAATTGGCCGAAGAGTTGAATCTGAACCCAAGCTATCTGGTTCGACTCTTTCAGAAAGAAATCGGGCATTCACCGATGAAGCTTCTCGCGGCAGTTCGTGCCGAAGAGGCGGCAAACCTATTGCTCGGGACGGACGCGCGGGTCGGAGAAATTGGAGAAAGGGTAGGGTGGTCTGACCCCAAGCGATTTGCGGAGAATTTTCGTCGGCACTTCGGAATGAAAGCGAGTGAGTA encodes the following:
- a CDS encoding AraC family transcriptional regulator translates to MNHIKNQEDHAAHTHNFLEIAFLLGGSTRHRTIRGENLCRAGKVIVVPPGAWHAYSECDQLEIVNCLLSPRMLARELAWLRNEPGFSFLFETPENGLAQEVRIFDLHGGGLERVKEGLGRLEEAYVGGSSSVSVTGWVLLVLEILRDSAKTPDEKGKELARRHPAVSRGLQLLATRMGEDWSLDQLAEELNLNPSYLVRLFQKEIGHSPMKLLAAVRAEEAANLLLGTDARVGEIGERVGWSDPKRFAENFRRHFGMKASEYRKRMLGVFEE